AGATCGAGCGGCGCCATCAGCAGCGCGTCGATCTCCATCGCTCGGCCAAGCTCGAGGTCTTGAAGGATGCTCGGCTTGTGGCTCATGCCGAGATATTGGCGGACCTGCGCCTCGGCATCGATCTCAACGGTGCAGCCAAGCGCCGCGGCGATCGCCTGGCCTTCGGCGAGGATCGCGCGCCCGGTCGCGGCGATCACTGGATCGGTGTAGAGATCACGGGGCGCAAGGCCGGTGAGCACGCTGAACGGGCCGGACGTGAGGTTGAGGAGAAGCTTCGACCAGATCGCATCCCGGATCCGCGCCGTCACCTCGACCGCGAGGCCAGGCGAGGCGAGGAGAGCGGCAAGCGCTTCGATGCGCGGCGTGATCGCGCCGTCGGGCTCGCCGAGAATGAGGCGGCTCTGTCGGTTCTCGACGGCAACGAGGCCAGGGCGAAGCACGGTGCAGGCGGAATAGATCACGCCGCCGATCGCGCGCTCAGGCGCGATCGCGCGCGCGATCACGCCGCCGGGATCGACGCCGGAGAGCGCCGAGCCGGCGCGTTCACCATCGATCCCGCGCAGAAAATACCACCACGGAATGCCGTTCATGGCGAAGACCACGGCGGTCTGCGGCCCGAGCAGTGGCGCGATCGCTTGGGCGGCGTCGGGGAGCGAAGGCGCCTTGACCGCCATCACCACGACATCCTGCGGCCCGAGGGCGGCGGGATCGCTCTCGGCGCGCACCCGTACCGTGAAGGTGCCGTCTTTCGCGTCCAGGGTCAGGCCGCTTTCGCGGATCGCAGCCAGGGTCGCGCCGCGTGCGACGACGCTGGTTTCCGCCCCGGCGCGTGCCAGCCGCACCGCGAGATGGCCGCCGATCGCGCCAGCTCCGAACACGCAGATTTTCATGTCACCTCTCCATCCCGGTTTTCCACCGCCGCGACCAAAGTGTGCGCTTCGGCGAGACGTTCGAGCCGGCGCAGCACGCTCTCGCCGGCAAACGTGCCGCTTGCCCGCGCG
This portion of the Acidibrevibacterium fodinaquatile genome encodes:
- a CDS encoding ketopantoate reductase family protein, encoding MKICVFGAGAIGGHLAVRLARAGAETSVVARGATLAAIRESGLTLDAKDGTFTVRVRAESDPAALGPQDVVVMAVKAPSLPDAAQAIAPLLGPQTAVVFAMNGIPWWYFLRGIDGERAGSALSGVDPGGVIARAIAPERAIGGVIYSACTVLRPGLVAVENRQSRLILGEPDGAITPRIEALAALLASPGLAVEVTARIRDAIWSKLLLNLTSGPFSVLTGLAPRDLYTDPVIAATGRAILAEGQAIAAALGCTVEIDAEAQVRQYLGMSHKPSILQDLELGRAMEIDALLMAPLDLARLAGVETPVLDLLATLVRLRAEAAGLYRRALE